gctccctgccgactaggccgtgaatccccgaggtaagttatttatacttactgttccgaagctgCTCCTCCCTGGATTTGCGCCAACTCCTCTCCCTGCTGTCTAGGCCGTAAATCCCCatggtaagttatttatatttactgttccaaAGCTGCTCCTCCCTGGATTCGCACCAACTCCACGCCCTGCGTTCGTGAGATTcatacctgggtgtctggaaaatcgttaggacagtaactgtcctgtaaggtaatgagtcattttgcttcccaattggccgaggaaggcagtgtgtcacaaggatggatgtgttgaccgattaatggctggaggatgggggtacgtcatgtgatcaaacctccaggaatatatttaatcaaagttggcgaggagagaatgttgtgaatttctatccgaaactgacagtgaggtttctgtaaatttccaAGATACTGGAAGCGGAGGTTTAACAACGGGAaaagcaaaccaaacgtcacatcgcgatctgacagagtcactcgattcattagaaactgaatttcagcagcatctgggtgtggaaggtaaaaggtttgtctgttctgtctgtgagggaagatttcaggtctcagtgtgactggaaaagccccgagattcacaaaccctggttcgacaaaacctggagaactgtgttcagctctgggcaacaaacctgaggaaggatagaatggcctcggagggagtgtagatcAGATTTATCTGAGTGATACCTGaaccccccggggttaaattacaaaactagcctgcacaaaagagtcagagacatgatggcacagagaatggcaatcggcccattgagtccatgctatctCTCTGGAACAATCcactcagtgccattctcctgctctatccctgtatcctcgcaggtttatttccctccaatttccttttgaaatcaaatcattcgtttgtgtctattttcaaactccctcataggcagcaagtttcaggtcattgtcgctctctgtgtaaaaacatacatctcatatcacctcatatctcctgtacctttgacatacaaactaggaacaggccactcggcccctcgagcctgctcagcattcaataagattgcggctgaacTCATTCTAaccccaactccacattcctgcctaccccaatgacctttcacctccttactcatcaagaatctatccagctctgccttaaaaatattcaagtcgggcagcacggtggcgcagtgggttagcactacgccctcacggcgccgaggtcccagcttcaatcccggctctgggtcactgtccatgtggggtttgcacattctccccgtgtttgtgtgggtttcgcccccacaacctaaaaatgtgcaagctaggtggattggccatgctaaactgccccttaattggaaaaaatgtattgggtactctaaattttaaaaaaatattcaaggtctctgcttccactgccttttaagggcgtgagttccaaagtcttacagccctcaagagaataaaaaatcctcatctccatctgaaatgggtgaccccttattttgcaacagtaacccccttgttccagattctcccacgagaggaaacatcctctccacatccaccctgtcaagaccgctCAGGATCTTGTACAGTTCAATCCAGGCTTTACCCAAAACTttcaatctgtgtcccgactgcttgtacgaccagtgaatggaaacagagtttctttgtccacctgatggaaatctggcatgatcttgtgtccctgaatcaaatctcccctcaaactcctttcctggaaccattctgggaaatctcctctgcaccttctccaagaaccttcacatccttcctgaagagtggtgaccagagctttataaagattcatagaatagaattagaatcatagaattcctacagtgcagagggaggccatttggcccatcgggtcttcactggcccttggaaaaagcaccctacttaagcttaagcccatgcctccaccctgtccctgtaaaccAGTGCCCCTaactcacctttggacactaagggcaatttatcatggccaatccacctcacctgcacaccttcgcactgtgggaggaaaccggagcacccagaggaaacccacgcagacacggggagaatgtgcaagctccacacacagtcacctgtgacgggaattgaacctgggaccctgaggcagtagtgctaaccactgtgccaccagaagcatagtttcagtatcaTATTTCTATTTATGAAACTCAAGGTCAAAAatcctttgccaactactctcttaatatgtcttgcagATAtacacaatccagcagttttcatggtcacttcttcccagtgccggccccacaaatgaccagattcattcagctcaatttcacaacctgcctttgtgtttttgtgggttctctctcactccctattttctgttttcaatcagtttcacagggtgttcgaaatgGAGGATTCAaaatccggaaactcaaaccaagcatcacatcaggatctgacagagtcctcaatttatcatatcctgaagattggcggattttgaacatggaaggaaaaagcatagtccacagtggggagaaaccgtacatgtgttgtgtgtgtggacgaggattcactcgatcatcagacctcacaagccacaaatggagTCACacggaggagaaaccgtggaaatgtgcggactgtgggaaaggatttacttccccatccaagctggaaattcatcgacgcagtcacactggggagagaccattcacctgctccaagtgtgggaagggattcactcactcatccaacctgcagatacaccagcgagttcacactggggagagaccattcacctgctccaagtgtgggaaggaattcactcagtcatcccacctgctgagacaccagcgtgttcacactggagagagaccattccaatgtccagactgcggaaaGCGCTATAAAAGTTCTTGGGAACTGAtgttccatcaacgtgttcacactgacgagaaaccgttcaggtgctctgacTGCGGGACTGCGTTCAAacaatcatctcacctcactgaacatcagcgagttcacactggggagagaccattcgcctgctccaagtgtgggaagggattcactcgatcatccaacctgcagacacaccagcgggttcacactgggcagagaccattcatctgctcaggtgggaagggattcaccacttcatccacctgctgagacaccaacgaggccacaagtaacgacTGCGTTTGGGTTTTGCTgtttctcacattcaggactgaactatgttcatttgggtctctttctgctgataacaattccagcccatttacagcggctaatattctggctaaaagtaaaataaattagatttgtgtgaaatatGCAGTGTGCTGAAACTCTTTAAttactctgacacaagttagttccttttgaagtaatctcgctctcccgtctcttccatcctcaccaccaacaagaagtgtgaggagcttgctgagcttctttgtgactgagattgagtaaatccgatcagctgcctctgctgattCCCTCCCTTCCTTGAGCCCAccagaccaaactgtctctaaatttcatcctttcccgagccgtgaacccacatctttctcgagtttctctcccatctcccctcatgccctctcagagctcatcttgtccatgagtcccagctcctgctccatcgaccctattaccactaagctactgatcagccaactaccctgtgtccacgaatattgtcaacatttctctctctcttcaggtactgtccctctgtccttcaaatctgccatcatcactctctcctcaataaaacaaacacttgaccctgccatccttacaaattagtgCCCCACCTTCAACCGCCCTCTCCTCTTTAAAttgtttgaacatgttgtcacctcccaaatccttgctcaTCTttaccagaactcccatgtttgaatcccttcaatcaggtctctgcccagtCAGAGTAGTGAAATACAAGACACAAACAGactcttacccggagagaaagacagacaatccgggagcttggatccaacacggatatgttcataagaccagaagacaagggtagcagcacagtcattattgagagacaacaatacctgctggagacagacagacaactgaacaacacaaatcacaacaccaagctacctggacccatatacccgagacaggaaggagaattggagacagactggaagaactCAGACTCCAGATACATTAATcaaaaacagatggaatatctgaggggacaacagGTCGAACCAAGGAAGTTCGACCTGTTCCCTAAAATACACAAacacataatctttattattgtcacaagtaggcttacattaacactgcaatgaagttactgtgaaacgcccctagacgccacactccggtgcctgtttgggtacacagagggaaagttcagaatgtccaaattacctaacagcacgtctttcgggacttatggaaagaaacggagcacccggaggaaaccacgcagacacggggagaacgtgcagaatcagcacagacagtgatccaagccgggaatcgaacctgggaccctggtgctgtgaagcaacagtgcgaaccactgtgctaccctccaGTTGCTGGGTAGATGCCGGTGTTCTAGCTTTATTAGAACAGCTTTGCTAGGAGTATGGCACAAGTCTTCAAAACGAATGCAGTATtcactgccttcagccatttcttgatatcacgtgttgTGAAtgaaattgactgaagactggcatctgtgatgttggagaTCTCTGGAGGAGATCAAGCTGGATCATCCAcccggcacttttggctgaagattactgcgaatgcttcagccttgtcttttgcacaaatgtgctgagctcctccatcatttttttaaaaatatatattttattcacaaTTTTTGGCCaacccatgacagtacattgtgtatcctttacacagtaatataacaatataaataacaatggccagttttaagcaagaaataaataatatataaacaacatcaacaaacaaaattaaaaaacaaaactaaatggcaactgccttgtcccaaataaatactctccaaaaatacaattcagaagtccaatatacaattacctataacaacaacctatacatattatacttatacactaacatccctgagagtccttctggttcctctccgcccccccccccccccctgggttgctgctgctgtcttcttcttttccattccttctatctttctgtgaggtattcgacgaacggttgccatcgcctggtgaacccttgagccgacccccttaggacgaacataatccgttccagctttataaaccctgccatgtcatttatccaggtctccacacccgggggcttggcttccttccacatcaacagtatcctgcgccggtctactagggacgcaaaggccaaaacatcggcctctttcgcctcctgcactcccggctcctctgcaaccccgaatatagccaacccccagcttggttcgacctggacccccaccaccttcgaaagcacctttgtcacccccacccaaaacccctgtagtgccggacatgaccagaacatgtgggtgtgattcgctgggcttttcgagcatctcgcacacctatcctcgactccaaaaaaatttactgagccgtgctccagtcatatgcgccctgtgtaacaccttaaattgtatcaggcttagcctggcacacgaggacgatgagtttacccgacttagggcatcagcccacaacccctcctcaatctcctcccccagctcctcttaccatttccctttcagctcatctaccataatctccccctcgtccctcatttccctatctttgtctgataccttaccgtcccccacccatgtctttgagatcactctgtcctgcacctcctgcgtcgggagctgcgggaattccctcacctgttgcctcgcaaaagccctcagttgcatataccggaatgcattcccttggggcaacccatatttttcggtcagcgctcccagacttgcaaacgtcccatctacaaacagatctctcaattgtgttactcctgctctttgccatgttccaaatcccccatccattctccccggagcaaacctatggttatttcttatcggggaccacaccgaggctcccgtcttacccctatgccgtctccactgcccccagattttcagagtagccaccaccaccgggcttgtggtgtatttcttcggtgagaacggcaacggcgccgtcaccatagcttgtaggctagtccccctgcaggacgcccactccaatctcttccacgccgctccctcctcttctcccgtccacttacataccattgagatattggcggcccagtagtactcacttaggctcggtagtgccagccccccactatccctactacgctgcaaaaatcccctcctcactctcggggtcttcccggcccacacaaaactcatgatattcttctcaatccttttgaaaaaagccttcgtgatcaccaccgggaggcactgaaacacaaaaaggaatctcgggaggaccaccattttaaccacctgcaccctccctgccagtgacagggataccatgtcccatctcttgaagtcctcctccatctgttccaccaaccccgttaaatttaacctgtgcaatgtaccccagttcttggctatctggatccccaagtagcgaaagtcccttgttaccttcctcagcggtaagtcctctatttctctgctctgcccccctggatgcaccacaaacttttccccatgttcagtttatatcctgaaaattctccaaactccccaagtatccgcattatctctcgcatcccctccgccgggtccgccacatacaacaacaaatcgtccgcatacagagatacccggtgttcttctcctcccctgagtactcccctccacttcctggaacccctcagtgctgttgccagaggctcaatcgccagtgcaaacaataatggggacagaggacatccctgcctcgtccctctatggagccgaaaatatgcagacccccgtccattcgtgaccacgctcgccatcggggccctatacagcagctgtacccatctaatatactcatctccaaagccaaatctcctcaacacctcccacaaataatcccactccactctatcaaatgctttcttggcatccatcgccaccactatctccgcttccccctctggtgggggcatcatcattacccctagcagcctccgtatattcgtattcagctgtctccccttcacaaacccagtttggtcctcatggaccaccccggggacacaatcctctatcctcattgccattaccttggccagaatcttagcgtccacattcaggagggaaataggcctataggacctgcattgcagcgggtctttttctttctttaggagaagcgatatcgttgcctctgacatagtcgggagcagctgtcccctttccctcgcctcattaaaggttctcatcaggagcggggtgagcaagtccacatatttcctgtaaaattcaactgggaatccatccggtcccggagccttccccgcctgcatgctcctaattcctttcactacttcctccatttcgatctgtgctcccagtcccaccctctcctgctcctccaccttaggaaattccagctggtccagaaaacacataattctctccttcccatccgggggttgagcttcatataatctttcatagaatgccttgaacactccattcactctctccgctccccgctccatctctccctcctcatccctcactccccctatttccctcgctgctccccttttcctcaattggtgggccagcaacctgctcgccttctccccatattcgtattgtacaccctgtgccttcctccactgtgcctctgcagtacccatagtcagcaaatcaaattctacgtgtagcctttgcctttccctgtacagtccctcctccggtgcctccgcatattgcctgtccaccctcagaagttcttgcagcaaccgctcccatttcctactctcctgctttcctttatgtgccctgattgatatcagctcccctctaaccactgccttcagcgcctcccagaccactcccacctggacctccccattatcattgagttccaagtacttttcaatacaccccctcacccttagacacacaccctcatccgacattagtcccatgtccattctccagggtggacgccgttccttttcctcccctatctccaagtccacccaatgtggagcgtgatccgaaatagctatagccgtatactccgtccccctcaccttcgggatcaacgcccttcccaaaacaaaaaagtctattcacgaataaactttgtggacataggagaaaaacgaaaactccttactcctaggtctactaaatctccacgggtctactcctcccgtctgctccataaagtctttaagcaccttggctgctgccggccttcttccagtcctggacctcgatctgtc
This portion of the Scyliorhinus torazame isolate Kashiwa2021f chromosome 5, sScyTor2.1, whole genome shotgun sequence genome encodes:
- the LOC140418630 gene encoding uncharacterized protein, which produces MEGKSIVHSGEKPYMCCVCGRGFTRSSDLTSHKWSHTEEKPWKCADCGKGFTSPSKLEIHRRSHTGERPFTCSKCGKGFTHSSNLQIHQRVHTGERPFTCSKCGKEFTQSSHLLRHQRVHTGERPFQCPDCGKRYKSSWELMFHQRVHTDEKPFRCSDCGTAFKQSSHLTEHQRVHTGERPFACSKCGKGFTRSSNLQTHQRVHTGQRPFICSGGKGFTTSSTC